One Rhodoferax sp. GW822-FHT02A01 genomic window, CCGGGGCACTGATGAGTTGTGCGCCGTACAGGCGGAAACACTGGATGGTGGCCAGGAAGGTGGGGCCTTCCACAATCACCTTGTCGCCGGGGCTGATCATGGTCTTGCCCAGCAGATCCAGCGCCTGCTGGCTGCCGGTGGTAACGATCAACTGCTCGGATGCCACGTCCTGTGCGCCTTTGCTCTGCATGAAAGTGGCAAGCTGCTCACGCAGCGGCTGGTAGCCCTCGGTCGCGCCATATTGCAGGGCAGGCCCGGGCTCTTCGGTGAGGGCCAGGTTGGTGGCTTCGCGAATGCCTTCCACGTCGAACATGGTGCTGTCCGGAAACCCTCCAGCAAAACTGATGATTCCCGGCTTTCCCAACAGTTTGAACAGCTCACGGATAGCGGAAGTCTCTACGTTGTTCAGTCTTTCAGCGAATTGCATAGCGTCTCTACAGATGGTTTTTGGGGTAAATACCCTAAGATTGTCCTTTGAAAACTCCAGGAACCGCCGTGGCAGATCTCGAATCTTTTTTTGCAGGTGTACGGCTGCCCGTACTGTCACCGGTCACCGTCGACCTGATAAGCATGCTAAGCAACGAGCGCGCGACCATGGACGATATCTGTACGGTGATTTCGAAAGAGCCGGCCATCGCTGCGCGGCTTCTCAAACTGGCCAACAGCAGCCAGTTTGGCCTGCCACGCAGCGTCGGCCTGCTGGAGGACGCGGTCACGCTGGTTGGCTTGGAGCGGGTGGGCAGCCTGGCCATCGGTGCCAGTCTGAGCTCGTCCATCCATGAGTTTGCAGGACTGGATCGCCACCGCTTCTGGACGTCGGCCATGCACTGCGCAGGCTATGCCCAGTGGCTTGCGCCACCTGCGGGCATTCCGGCGCCCACCGGCTGGCTCACCGGCATGATGCTGCGACTGGGGCAGTTGCTGATTGCGCAGGCAGAGCCCGATATCCTGCAAGCGATCGAAGCGCTGCCGGTGATACCGGGTGTGCGCTGGCAGCGCGAACAACACCTGCTGGGCTTTACCGAAGGGCAAATCACCGCCGAAATGGCCGCACACTGGAACTTTCCGCCCCAAATCGTGCAGGGTCTCAGACATGCGGCAGACCCTATGGCGGAAGACGGCTTCTCTCGACTAGGGGCGGTGATTCATCTGGCGGGGCTGCTGGCCGAAACCCAGGACGCCAGCCCGGATTCCATAGAAACACTGCCATGGGATGTGATCGCAGCGCTGGAGCTGGACATCCGCTGGATGCGCGCAAGTTTTCCGGATCGGGAAAAGTTTGTTAACGTCAGCTGATATGAACCCTGCTTCCATTGAAACCTTTTTCGCCACGCTCCAAGCCGCCAATCCGCACCCACAAACCGAGCTGGAATTTGCCTCCGTCTTCGAGCTGCTGACCGCCGTCCTGCTGTCGGCCCAGGCCACCGACGTGGGCGTCAACAAGGCCACGCGCAAGTTGTTTGCGGTGGCCAACACCCCGCAGAAAATTCTGGACCTGGGGCAGGACGGGCTGGAGGGCTACATCAAGACCATCGGCCTGTACCGCAGCAAGGCCAATCACCTGATGCAAACCTGCCGCATTCTGGTGGACCAGTTCCATGGCGAGGTGCCACGCACGCGTGAGGAACTGCAAAGCCTGCCGGGTGTGGGTCGCAAGACGGCCAATGTGGTACTGAACGTGGCTTTTGGCGAGCCCACCATGGCGGTGGACACGCACCTGTTTCGCCTGGGCAACCGCACCGGCCTGGCACCCGGCAAGACGCCGCTGGAAGTGGAAGAAAAACTGCTCAAGCGCATCCCCAAACCGTATCTGGTGGATGCCCACCACTGGCTGATCCTGCACGGCCGCTACATCTGCCAGGCACGCAAGCCGCTGTGCTGGCAATGTGCAGTGAGCGCCGTGTGCGACTTCAAGCCCAAGACGCCTGCGCCCACCTGAAACCGGCCACGGTATGCGTCGAACCTACCTGCGCTAAAACTTCAGCCAGGCACCGTATTGCAGCCCGAGCAAAGGCCAATCCTCGGACCGCGTAACTGCACGCATCCCGCGTGCAATCAGCGTGGTCGCCTGCGCCACACCGGCATGGGTGATCCACACCACATCGCGGCCCTGGCTTGCCTGCAATGCAAGAGAGCTATCCCAGACCTCGGCAACACGCGCCAGCACTTCGTTGGCAGACTCCTTTCCGCCGAACCGGTGGCATGCAAAGTCTGCCGTCCATGCATCCACGGCGGCACGGGGAATAGTGTCCCAGGCCACGCCTTCCCAGTCGCCGAAATCCATTTCACGCAAACGCGACTCCTGCTCTGCAGGCAAGTCCGACCGGAGCTGCTTCAGGCTGTGCGCCAGCTGCAGGCAGCGCCTGAGCGGCGAACTCAGCACCACCGCATTGCGCGGCACCACCTCGGCCAAAGCCACTGCCGCCGCGTGCGTTGCCGCGGGTTCGGCGTCCAGATCCAGCATGCCGTAGCAGGTTCCCGGCGCCACCAGGGGCTTGCCATGGCGCACCAGCCACAGGCTCACGCCCGCGCCCCCCAGGCCAGCAGAAAGCCCAGGTAAAACGCCAGCTCGCAAACCTGCTGGATGGCGCCCAGGCAATCACCGGTAAAACCCTGCAGACGGCGGGCAAACAACCTGTGCATCCAGGCGAAACCCAGGGCACTTGCCAGCAGTGCGCCGCCCAGGGTGCGTAGCATCACCGGCCCCAGACCCAAAACTGCGGCCACCAACGCAAAAGCCAACACACACCATACCGTTGCTACCTGCAAGGCTTGCCGGGTGATTTGCTCGGCCAGCGGCTTGGACTTGGATTGGGCCGTATCGCCCACGTGTGGCAACAGCCGGATGGTGAGCAAAGGCCAGGTACGCGACACCACGTGCGCCAGGAACGGCACTGCGGCGAGCACAACGGGCCCCAGGAACGCCAGCTCGGCCACCAGCGCAACCTTGGTCAGCAGCACCATGGCGATGGCAATGGCGCCAAAAGCGCCCACGCGCGAGTCCTTCATGATCTCCAGCGAACGCTCGCGCTGATAGCTACCACCCAAGCCGTCGGCCACATCGGCCAGACCGTCTTCGTGGAACGCGCCGGTCAACAGAATGCCAAAGGCGGTACCCAGTGCGGCGACCACCAGTGGCGAATAACCACCCACCGGCAACCCCATGAACAATGCCAGTTGCAGCACCGTCACCAGTGCGCCCACCATCCAGCCCACGCCCGGAAAATGCGCGGCACTGGCACGCAGCATTTGCGGGCTGTAACCCACCCACGCAGCCAGCCGCCCGGTCACCGGTATGCGAGTGAAGAACTGCAGGGCCAGCAGGTAGTTGCGCAGAAAGCTCATGGGCTAACGGGTGATGGGCGCAAGTGTTTCAGACCTTCACTGGATCGTCCGACTTTTCCGACACACCGGCCGACGCAAAACTGGCCATGTCGCGCAGGATGGTGCAGGCGGACTGCAACAGCGGCCAGGCCAAAGCAGCGCCGGAGCCCTCACCCAGGCGCAGGCCCAGGTCCAGCAAGGCGTGGGCGCCCAGATGCTGCAGCATGAATTCGTGGCCACGCTCGCCCGAGCGGTGCGCAAACACGCAGCGCTGCAGCACCAGTGGCTGCAAGGCGTTGGCCACCACCACCGCGCTGGTGGCAATGAAGCCATCCACAACAATCACGCGGCGCTCGGTGGCGGCTTGCATCACCGCGCCCACCATGGTGGCGATCTCGAAGCCGCCCATGGTTGCGAGCACGTCCAGCGGCGCCTTCGCGTGGGCATGCTTTTGCAGCACTTCGCGCAGCACCGCCGTCTTGCGTTGCACCGCGGGCGCGTCCAGACCGGTACCCGCACCGGTGCAGACTTCGATATCCAGGCCAGCCAGGCGCGCGAGGATCAGCGACGCGGCGGAGGTATTGCCGATGCCCATCTCCCCCAGCAGCAAGGCATTACCCGGCAAGCCTTTGACCAGTTCCATGCCCTGCTCCAGAGCCGCCGTGCATTGCTCGGCCGTCATGGCCGGGCCAGCGGAAGAGTCAGCCGTTCCGGATTCGGCACCGGCCACCTTGCGTACCTGCAGACCAGGGCGCGTAGCACCCGCGGGCAGACCCGCCAGGAAATCGTGCTTAACGCCGCAATCCACCACAGTGAGCGCGATGCCATTCTGCTTGGACAGCACGCTGACCGCAGCGCCACCGGCCAGGAAGTTCTCCACCATCTGCCACGTCACGTCACTGGGAAAGGCCGACACGCCGCGCGCGGTCAGGCCGTGGTCACCTGCGAACACCACCATCTGCGGCGCGGTCAGCACGGGTTGCTCGGTGCCCAGGATCTGGCCGATCTTCAGGGCCAAAGTTTCCAGACGTCCGAGCGAGCCCAGGGGTTTGGTCTTGTTGTCCAGCGTGTGTTGCAGGCTCTGGGTGAGCGCGTCATTCTGGATGTTGCTGAGTTGGGGCAAGGGATTGTGCATGAAGGTCTCCGGTGTGAAAGAGGTGAATAAAGAAGGGAAAGCTCAGCGCAGCAGGGATTGCAGCACGCCGGGCGCAAAGTTGTTCTCGATGAAGTCGGCCAGCCCGTCGAACACCGTGTCCAGCGTGGGCACCGGCTTGTCCAGGTGGCTGCCAAACAGGGCCTGCAAGGCGGCCGCGTCCTCCAGCAGGCCGTGCAGGTACAGGCCCAGCACATTGCCCTGCGGGTTCAGCCATGCCAGACCACCCGGCATCACTTCGGTTGCCACATTGCCGGCGGCCCGCATGGCGGCGTGGGGTTGGGTCTGCCCGTGATGGATTTCGTAACCGGACACCTCCACACCGGCCAGCGAGGCCCACGGCCCTTCCACGTCGGCCAGAGCATCTGTAAAGCGTGCGTTGGTACGGCAAACCGTCTTGTCGACCTCGAACACGGTCACCAGCGGCAGCAGCCCCAGGCCGGGCGCATTGCCATCGATGCCGTGCGGGTCGATCAGCGACTCGCCCAGCATCTGCAGGCCGCCACAAATGCCCAGCACCGCCCCGCCCTGCCCTGCATGGTGGGCCACGGCGGCATCCAGCCCGTGCGCGCGCAGCCAGGCCAAGTCGCCGCTGGTGTTCTTGGAACCCGGCAGGATGATCCAGTCCGCAGGACGCAGCCCCACCAGTTCGGACGGGCTGCGCACCCACTGCAGGCGCACGCCAGGCACGTTCTTGAGAGGCTGGAACTCGTCCAGGTTGCTGATGCGCGGGTAGGCGATGACGGCCACCCGCGTGAATGGCGTGAGCGGCGCTGGGCCGCCCCGAGCCGCGAGGGCCCCCTTGGGGGGCAGCGAGGACGCGGCAGCGCCGAGCGTGGGGGTCATGTCAAAGACACCATCCTCTTCCGGGAGGCCGTGCTGCCACCACATGGGCAATGTGGCCACTGTCGGTACTCCGGTAAGGTCCTGTAGCATCTGCGGTGCCGGTGCCAGCAGGCCGACGTCGCCCCGGAACTTGTTGAGCACAAAGCCCTTGATCAAATGGCGTTCGTTCTCGGGCAGCAGGGCCCAGGTGCCGTACAGATGGGCGAAGGCGCCGCCACGGTCAATGTCGGTGACCAGCAGACAGGCGGCGTTGGTATGCACCGCCACCCGCATGTTGACGATGTCGCTGCTGGAGAGATTGATCTCGGCGGGCGAACCGGCACCCTCGATCACCACCACATCGTTGTCGGCGCAAAGCGCGTCCAGCGCCTGGGCGATCACCGGCCACACGCTGG contains:
- a CDS encoding HDOD domain-containing protein — protein: MADLESFFAGVRLPVLSPVTVDLISMLSNERATMDDICTVISKEPAIAARLLKLANSSQFGLPRSVGLLEDAVTLVGLERVGSLAIGASLSSSIHEFAGLDRHRFWTSAMHCAGYAQWLAPPAGIPAPTGWLTGMMLRLGQLLIAQAEPDILQAIEALPVIPGVRWQREQHLLGFTEGQITAEMAAHWNFPPQIVQGLRHAADPMAEDGFSRLGAVIHLAGLLAETQDASPDSIETLPWDVIAALELDIRWMRASFPDREKFVNVS
- the nth gene encoding endonuclease III; protein product: MNPASIETFFATLQAANPHPQTELEFASVFELLTAVLLSAQATDVGVNKATRKLFAVANTPQKILDLGQDGLEGYIKTIGLYRSKANHLMQTCRILVDQFHGEVPRTREELQSLPGVGRKTANVVLNVAFGEPTMAVDTHLFRLGNRTGLAPGKTPLEVEEKLLKRIPKPYLVDAHHWLILHGRYICQARKPLCWQCAVSAVCDFKPKTPAPT
- a CDS encoding histidine phosphatase family protein, producing MSLWLVRHGKPLVAPGTCYGMLDLDAEPAATHAAAVALAEVVPRNAVVLSSPLRRCLQLAHSLKQLRSDLPAEQESRLREMDFGDWEGVAWDTIPRAAVDAWTADFACHRFGGKESANEVLARVAEVWDSSLALQASQGRDVVWITHAGVAQATTLIARGMRAVTRSEDWPLLGLQYGAWLKF
- a CDS encoding adenosylcobinamide-GDP ribazoletransferase codes for the protein MSFLRNYLLALQFFTRIPVTGRLAAWVGYSPQMLRASAAHFPGVGWMVGALVTVLQLALFMGLPVGGYSPLVVAALGTAFGILLTGAFHEDGLADVADGLGGSYQRERSLEIMKDSRVGAFGAIAIAMVLLTKVALVAELAFLGPVVLAAVPFLAHVVSRTWPLLTIRLLPHVGDTAQSKSKPLAEQITRQALQVATVWCVLAFALVAAVLGLGPVMLRTLGGALLASALGFAWMHRLFARRLQGFTGDCLGAIQQVCELAFYLGFLLAWGARA
- the cobT gene encoding nicotinate-nucleotide--dimethylbenzimidazole phosphoribosyltransferase — its product is MHNPLPQLSNIQNDALTQSLQHTLDNKTKPLGSLGRLETLALKIGQILGTEQPVLTAPQMVVFAGDHGLTARGVSAFPSDVTWQMVENFLAGGAAVSVLSKQNGIALTVVDCGVKHDFLAGLPAGATRPGLQVRKVAGAESGTADSSAGPAMTAEQCTAALEQGMELVKGLPGNALLLGEMGIGNTSAASLILARLAGLDIEVCTGAGTGLDAPAVQRKTAVLREVLQKHAHAKAPLDVLATMGGFEIATMVGAVMQAATERRVIVVDGFIATSAVVVANALQPLVLQRCVFAHRSGERGHEFMLQHLGAHALLDLGLRLGEGSGAALAWPLLQSACTILRDMASFASAGVSEKSDDPVKV
- a CDS encoding cobyric acid synthase codes for the protein MTARCIMVLGTTSGAGKSWLTTALCRYYQRQGLKVAPFKAQNMSNNARVVGPHAPPLRGSLPPEGAAFGLGAARRPNQVALENMGGEIGSAQYFQALAARAVPDVRMNPLLLKPEHDTHSQVVLMGQVNEELSRMPWRGRSASVWPVIAQALDALCADNDVVVIEGAGSPAEINLSSSDIVNMRVAVHTNAACLLVTDIDRGGAFAHLYGTWALLPENERHLIKGFVLNKFRGDVGLLAPAPQMLQDLTGVPTVATLPMWWQHGLPEEDGVFDMTPTLGAAASSLPPKGALAARGGPAPLTPFTRVAVIAYPRISNLDEFQPLKNVPGVRLQWVRSPSELVGLRPADWIILPGSKNTSGDLAWLRAHGLDAAVAHHAGQGGAVLGICGGLQMLGESLIDPHGIDGNAPGLGLLPLVTVFEVDKTVCRTNARFTDALADVEGPWASLAGVEVSGYEIHHGQTQPHAAMRAAGNVATEVMPGGLAWLNPQGNVLGLYLHGLLEDAAALQALFGSHLDKPVPTLDTVFDGLADFIENNFAPGVLQSLLR